The Euwallacea fornicatus isolate EFF26 chromosome 3, ASM4011564v1, whole genome shotgun sequence genome has a segment encoding these proteins:
- the LOC136350480 gene encoding tigger transposable element-derived protein 6-like, protein MTIDLFESWLLELDKYFLRQNRKMLFIIGNCPAHPQLNHKLRAIQLTFFPPNMTSILQPLDQGIINCFKHHYRERILKKFLDSFESHSFIPKIDLLDCINIVANMWNVEVTQTTIHNCFRKTGFGIHNFYDQKDEIPLAQVRKKIIQEQQMTSNIEDTFNRCVELCNVDHATSVDEFVNVDDNLITSEVAADEEIVTSISN, encoded by the coding sequence ATGACTATCGATCTGTTCGAATCGTGGCTTTTGGAATtggacaaatattttttacgtcAAAAccgaaaaatgttatttattattggtaACTGTCCGGCGCATCCTCAGCTAAATCACAAATTAAGAGCCATCCAGTTAACTTTCTTTCCACCGAACATGACTTCCATATTACAGCCTCTCGATCAAGGCATCATAAATTGTTTCAAGCATCATTATAGAGagaggattttgaaaaagtttttggaCAGTTTCGAAAGTCATTCTTTCATTCCTAAAATTGATCTTCTCGATTGCATTAATATTGTGGCCAACATGTGGAATGTGGAAGTCACCCAGACAACAATTCACAattgttttagaaaaactGGTTTTGGCattcacaacttttatgaccaAAAGGATGAAATTCCATTAGCACaagtaaggaaaaaaattatccaggAACAACAAATGACTTCGAATATTGAAGATACGTTTAACAGATGTGTAGAATTATGCAACGTAGATCACGCGACATCCGTGGATGAGTTTGTAAATGTTGATGATAACCTTATTACCAGCGAGGTTGCTGCAGATGAAGAAATTGTTACTAGTATCAGCAACTAG